The following coding sequences are from one Desulfonatronum sp. SC1 window:
- a CDS encoding nodulation protein NfeD codes for MRHALFFQLLLLSLFLILSAPVSANDNFPIHVLKIQGSINPAQQDLLQEAMNHAFKERAQLLVLQLDTPGGLGETTRNMVKQILNAPLPVAIWVGPDGSRAASAGVFLVAASAIAGMSPNSNIGSARPVGVGGEDIPEAMADKILNDFLSLVRASAQSRGRNVDWYVSAVRESANLTGTEAAMLRVVDLVAVSVPDFIEQIGIRGFEWQNERIYYNIDDVAIVDFQPGLWYSILSWMLDPQIAYFLLMGGLAGIFFELTNPGAIFPGVLGGLCLLLGLYALSILPTNVAGLLLILFGLMLFGLELMISSFGLLSLAAVISLFFGSVILFRFEYGFGGVPMTSIIVTTIGISAFIGFCLYLVAKAHRSKPFSGPHQLLGCTAKVKHWSKDQGIVHLQGETWTAISDTPLTLQPDDLVSVSNVDGLVLHVIPTSTHNTSGG; via the coding sequence ATGAGACATGCGCTCTTTTTCCAATTGCTTCTTCTCTCGCTTTTCTTAATCCTTTCCGCCCCTGTTTCAGCCAATGACAACTTTCCGATCCATGTTTTGAAGATTCAGGGGTCCATCAATCCCGCACAACAAGACCTTCTTCAGGAAGCGATGAATCATGCCTTCAAGGAACGAGCCCAACTGCTTGTCCTTCAATTGGACACGCCAGGAGGTCTCGGAGAGACTACCCGGAACATGGTCAAACAGATTTTGAATGCGCCATTGCCTGTAGCCATCTGGGTAGGTCCCGACGGGTCTCGAGCGGCCTCGGCTGGCGTCTTTCTCGTCGCCGCATCCGCCATAGCCGGGATGAGTCCTAACTCCAACATCGGTTCCGCACGCCCCGTAGGTGTCGGTGGAGAGGATATTCCCGAGGCCATGGCGGACAAGATCCTCAATGATTTCTTGAGTTTGGTTAGGGCATCAGCTCAGAGTCGCGGGAGGAACGTTGATTGGTACGTCAGCGCTGTGAGGGAAAGCGCCAACCTTACCGGAACTGAGGCTGCCATGCTCCGCGTGGTCGATCTCGTTGCGGTCAGTGTTCCGGACTTTATTGAACAAATCGGCATTCGCGGGTTTGAGTGGCAAAACGAACGAATCTATTACAACATCGACGATGTCGCGATCGTCGATTTTCAACCAGGTCTCTGGTATTCCATTCTTTCTTGGATGCTTGATCCGCAAATAGCCTATTTTCTATTAATGGGTGGGTTGGCTGGGATTTTTTTCGAGTTGACCAACCCGGGCGCGATTTTTCCCGGCGTTCTCGGCGGTCTCTGTCTGCTCCTGGGTTTGTACGCTTTATCCATTCTACCGACCAATGTCGCCGGCCTCCTGCTGATCCTCTTTGGCCTGATGCTTTTTGGTCTTGAATTGATGATCTCCAGCTTCGGACTCCTCAGCCTTGCCGCCGTGATTTCTCTTTTCTTTGGGTCGGTAATTTTGTTTCGGTTCGAGTACGGGTTTGGAGGAGTTCCCATGACCAGCATAATCGTTACAACTATCGGAATTTCCGCGTTTATCGGCTTCTGTTTGTATCTAGTCGCGAAAGCCCACCGCAGCAAGCCGTTTAGTGGTCCTCATCAACTCCTTGGGTGTACCGCCAAGGTCAAACATTGGTCTAAGGATCAAGGCATCGTCCATTTACAAGGAGAAACCTGGACAGCTATCAGTGACACCCCGCTAACTTTGCAGCCTGACGACTTGGTCTCAGTTTCAAACGTCGACGGGCTTGTTCTTCATGTCATTCCAACGTCAACACATAACACGTCAGGAGGTTGA
- the coaBC gene encoding bifunctional phosphopantothenoylcysteine decarboxylase/phosphopantothenate--cysteine ligase CoaBC, whose amino-acid sequence MTTSHTDFTGFAGKRLQLGVTGSVSAFRAVDIMRRLQRADVLVGVTLTAAAQEFIRPLQFRSLTPGPVYEGLFDSNQAEYAHLEPAQNAHLFLVAPSTANTLAKHACGIGDDLLSSQLFSFKGPIIHAPAMNPRIWSSSAVQANVSKLMERGVGIVSPETGVMACGETGEGRLADVEEIFLYALKGLMPQSLAGIRFLVNLGPTREYWDPVRVVTNDSSGTMGAAIALAAWLHGAEVSVVQGPTPHLWLPRFMPTTNVASARQMHQACLDLATGMDIICLTAAVSDYRPTVVQLNKAKKSTLGERVSLDLEQNPDILADIGRTRKDSQYIIGFAAETDDILHHAQRKLHEKRLDLIVANSLARSDSGFGTATNQVHVISRCGRRESWPILAKTEVAMRIIEWFLDHSA is encoded by the coding sequence ATGACCACCTCGCATACCGATTTCACCGGCTTTGCCGGAAAGCGCCTCCAACTGGGCGTTACCGGCAGCGTCTCCGCCTTTCGAGCCGTGGACATCATGCGTCGGCTTCAGCGGGCCGATGTTCTGGTGGGGGTGACGTTGACCGCCGCGGCCCAGGAGTTCATCCGGCCTTTACAGTTTCGGTCCTTAACCCCGGGACCGGTCTATGAAGGACTTTTTGACTCGAATCAAGCCGAGTACGCCCACCTGGAACCAGCTCAGAACGCTCACTTGTTTCTTGTCGCTCCATCCACTGCCAATACCCTGGCAAAACACGCTTGCGGCATAGGCGACGACCTGCTTAGCTCGCAATTGTTCTCGTTCAAGGGCCCCATCATCCATGCCCCGGCCATGAATCCCCGTATTTGGTCTTCATCAGCCGTTCAGGCCAACGTTTCCAAGTTGATGGAGCGAGGGGTCGGTATCGTTTCCCCGGAAACAGGGGTGATGGCGTGTGGCGAAACCGGTGAAGGTCGCCTGGCCGATGTTGAGGAAATCTTTTTATATGCCTTGAAGGGCCTTATGCCCCAAAGTCTTGCCGGAATCCGGTTCCTCGTCAACCTGGGACCAACGCGTGAATATTGGGATCCGGTCCGAGTGGTGACGAATGACTCCTCCGGGACCATGGGCGCAGCCATTGCGTTGGCCGCTTGGCTGCATGGAGCCGAGGTTTCCGTAGTCCAGGGTCCGACTCCGCATCTCTGGCTCCCTCGTTTTATGCCGACAACGAACGTTGCCTCTGCCAGGCAAATGCACCAAGCTTGTCTCGACCTTGCTACGGGAATGGACATAATTTGCCTGACTGCGGCTGTATCGGATTATCGACCCACAGTCGTGCAACTGAACAAGGCAAAAAAAAGCACTCTTGGTGAACGTGTTTCCCTCGACCTTGAACAAAATCCCGATATTTTGGCGGACATTGGAAGAACGCGCAAGGACTCTCAGTACATCATCGGCTTCGCCGCGGAGACGGACGACATCCTTCATCACGCGCAACGCAAACTCCACGAAAAAAGACTCGACCTGATCGTGGCCAATTCTCTGGCACGCTCAGATAGCGGTTTCGGAACAGCCACCAATCAAGTGCACGTCATCAGCCGTTGCGGACGAAGAGAGTCTTGGCCGATCCTCGCGAAAACAGAAGTTGCAATGCGCATCATTGAATGGTTTCTCGACCATTCCGCCTGA
- a CDS encoding 4Fe-4S dicluster domain-containing protein yields the protein MRPVEFREDRCKGCALCMTVCPKEIITMSSRFNTSGYKVVEVRDEVVEECTSCAACALICPDYAVSVWRKPAKAKKGEIADVHAG from the coding sequence ATGAGACCAGTAGAGTTTCGGGAAGACCGGTGCAAGGGCTGCGCTCTGTGCATGACGGTTTGTCCCAAGGAAATCATCACCATGTCCTCGCGATTCAACACGTCCGGTTACAAGGTCGTGGAGGTGCGCGACGAGGTGGTGGAAGAGTGTACGAGTTGCGCGGCGTGCGCGCTGATCTGTCCGGACTATGCCGTATCCGTATGGCGCAAACCGGCAAAAGCCAAGAAAGGAGAGATCGCCGATGTCCACGCCGGGTGA
- a CDS encoding thiamine pyrophosphate-dependent enzyme codes for MKNGKAAFTLPGVLADVPTHYCPGCQHGVAQRLVAECLDELALSEKAICIGSIGCSVFIYNYLMVDCVEAPHGRAPAVATGVKRARPEAAVFTYQGDGDLASIGMAETMHCANRGERVTIVFVNNTVYGMTGGQMAPTTMVGQRTTTCPGGRCADSEGEPIRMTEIIASLGGTAYAARVAVDSVKNVRAAKKAVRRAFEAPLNNLGLGFVEILATCPTNWKMTPVQANKRIAEELIPYFPLGTYKDLAAREAVDEREVGR; via the coding sequence ATGAAAAACGGTAAGGCGGCCTTCACCTTGCCCGGCGTGTTGGCGGACGTACCGACCCACTATTGTCCGGGCTGTCAACACGGCGTGGCCCAACGCCTGGTCGCGGAATGTCTGGACGAGCTTGCTCTGTCCGAAAAAGCCATCTGCATCGGTTCCATCGGGTGTTCGGTTTTCATCTACAACTACCTGATGGTGGACTGCGTGGAAGCGCCCCATGGACGCGCCCCGGCCGTGGCCACCGGCGTCAAGCGCGCCCGGCCCGAAGCTGCGGTGTTCACCTATCAGGGCGACGGGGACCTGGCCTCCATCGGCATGGCCGAAACCATGCACTGCGCCAACCGAGGGGAACGGGTGACCATCGTTTTCGTGAACAATACAGTGTACGGGATGACCGGCGGCCAGATGGCCCCCACCACCATGGTCGGGCAGCGAACCACCACTTGCCCTGGCGGTCGTTGCGCGGACAGCGAGGGCGAACCGATTAGAATGACGGAGATTATCGCCTCTCTCGGAGGGACCGCCTATGCGGCCCGTGTGGCAGTGGACTCGGTCAAGAACGTTCGAGCGGCCAAGAAGGCCGTGCGCAGGGCCTTCGAAGCGCCTCTGAACAACCTCGGGCTTGGGTTCGTGGAAATCCTGGCCACGTGCCCCACTAACTGGAAAATGACCCCGGTGCAGGCCAACAAGCGCATTGCGGAGGAACTTATCCCCTACTTTCCCTTGGGAACCTACAAGGATCTCGCTGC
- a CDS encoding 3-methyl-2-oxobutanoate dehydrogenase subunit VorB, with amino-acid sequence MSTPGERVLIKGNEAICRGAVDAGCQCFFGYPITPQNDIPEYMSKVMPNLGRVFVQAESEVAAANMLLGAAACGVRAMTSSSSPGISLKQEAISYMGGTELPAVIVNISRGGPGLGDIGPSQGDYYQAVKGGGHGDYRQLVLAPGTVQEAYDLIGKAFDLAFAYRNPVMLLGDAIIGQMMEPVTLGTSSGPTRVDQDLGWNLMGKGDRAPRLLKSLHLTDGALAGHNIRLRDKYASMERDVLFENFLVDDAELIVVAFGSIGRIAKSTIRKLRASGKKVGLHRPITLFPFPSRELDKLASGGRRFLTIEHNLGQMVDDVRLAVRKHADSDFYGHMPGNLPTPEDFEQPILAALGVNS; translated from the coding sequence ATGTCCACGCCGGGTGAACGAGTCTTGATCAAAGGCAACGAGGCCATTTGTCGCGGTGCCGTGGATGCCGGATGTCAGTGCTTTTTCGGATATCCCATCACGCCGCAGAACGATATTCCGGAATATATGTCCAAGGTCATGCCCAACCTTGGACGCGTGTTCGTGCAGGCTGAAAGCGAGGTGGCCGCGGCCAACATGCTCCTGGGCGCGGCGGCCTGCGGGGTGCGGGCCATGACCTCTTCGTCGAGCCCCGGAATCTCGCTGAAGCAGGAGGCCATCTCCTACATGGGCGGCACGGAGCTGCCAGCCGTGATCGTGAACATCAGCCGTGGCGGACCTGGATTGGGCGATATCGGTCCGTCCCAGGGCGATTATTATCAAGCCGTCAAGGGCGGTGGCCACGGGGACTACCGACAGCTCGTCCTGGCGCCCGGCACGGTGCAGGAGGCTTACGATCTGATCGGCAAGGCCTTTGATTTGGCCTTTGCCTACCGCAATCCCGTGATGCTCCTCGGCGACGCCATCATCGGTCAAATGATGGAGCCGGTCACCCTGGGGACTTCCAGTGGGCCGACCAGGGTCGATCAGGATTTGGGGTGGAATCTGATGGGCAAGGGCGATCGCGCTCCCCGATTACTGAAATCGCTGCATCTGACAGACGGTGCCTTAGCCGGCCACAATATTCGCCTACGCGACAAATATGCGTCCATGGAACGGGACGTGCTTTTCGAAAATTTTCTCGTGGACGACGCCGAATTGATCGTGGTCGCCTTCGGCTCCATCGGCCGCATCGCCAAGAGTACCATTCGCAAGCTACGGGCGTCCGGCAAAAAGGTCGGTCTGCATCGGCCCATCACCTTGTTTCCCTTTCCAAGCCGGGAATTGGACAAGCTGGCCTCCGGGGGCAGACGTTTTCTGACCATCGAGCACAATCTGGGGCAGATGGTGGACGATGTCCGTCTGGCGGTCAGAAAGCATGCGGATTCTGACTTTTACGGCCATATGCCCGGCAACCTGCCGACTCCGGAAGACTTTGAACAACCCATCCTTGCGGCACTGGGGGTGAACTCATGA
- the queA gene encoding tRNA preQ1(34) S-adenosylmethionine ribosyltransferase-isomerase QueA, translated as MTPLSISRNISPTFSLDAYDYYLPESLIAQNPPQSREASRLLIMGRGDDLPPAVGVFNDVLEHLPRGSLIVVNNSRVVPGRLRTVGEHGGGMELLLLTPLNLLRRDQRTVGARAVATSDVLLRPAKKARVGKVLNFSEIQVTVLEKGEFGQTKVELSWPTYLSLEEFLRSNGEIPLPPYIRRPSDQRDLERYQTVYADEQETGSIAAPTAGLHFTPLLRDKLIQAGHEWAEVTLYVGYGTFSPIRCDDIRDHRMHGEYVKITQGAAEAVRRAKQEGRAIVAVGTTSLRTLEGVAAVRGGVEPFEGWLDTYIYPGFSFQVVDGLITNFHLPKSSLLVLVSAFAGRERILAAYRRAMAEGFRFFSYGDAMFIRP; from the coding sequence ATGACTCCTCTATCAATTTCAAGAAACATCAGTCCGACGTTTTCCCTCGATGCATACGACTACTATCTGCCGGAGTCCCTGATCGCCCAAAATCCTCCGCAATCCCGCGAAGCATCACGCCTTTTGATCATGGGAAGGGGCGACGACTTGCCGCCGGCGGTCGGTGTCTTCAATGACGTTCTAGAACACCTTCCACGAGGATCATTGATCGTGGTCAACAATTCCCGCGTGGTTCCGGGGCGACTTCGAACAGTTGGAGAGCATGGAGGCGGAATGGAACTGCTCCTTCTGACGCCACTCAATCTCTTGCGACGCGACCAACGCACCGTAGGGGCCAGGGCCGTGGCAACGAGCGACGTGCTGCTTCGTCCGGCCAAAAAGGCCAGGGTCGGCAAGGTATTGAACTTCAGCGAAATCCAGGTAACGGTTTTGGAAAAAGGCGAATTCGGGCAAACAAAAGTGGAACTGAGTTGGCCGACATATCTTTCATTGGAAGAGTTTTTACGATCAAACGGAGAAATCCCCCTCCCCCCCTACATTCGCCGTCCATCGGACCAACGAGACCTGGAACGATACCAAACCGTCTACGCCGATGAACAGGAAACCGGTTCCATCGCGGCTCCGACGGCCGGGTTGCACTTCACTCCGTTGTTGCGCGACAAGCTGATCCAGGCTGGGCATGAGTGGGCCGAAGTGACGCTCTATGTCGGATACGGCACGTTCAGCCCGATCCGCTGCGACGATATCCGTGACCACCGGATGCACGGCGAATACGTGAAAATCACCCAAGGCGCCGCGGAGGCGGTCCGCCGGGCTAAACAGGAAGGCCGGGCGATTGTCGCCGTGGGAACAACGAGCTTGCGGACATTGGAGGGCGTCGCCGCCGTCCGGGGCGGAGTGGAACCGTTTGAGGGCTGGTTGGACACGTACATCTACCCGGGATTTTCGTTTCAGGTCGTGGACGGGTTGATCACCAATTTCCATCTTCCGAAATCCAGTTTGCTGGTGTTGGTCAGCGCCTTTGCCGGTCGAGAACGGATTTTAGCCGCTTACCGAAGGGCCATGGCGGAAGGGTTTCGCTTTTTTTCATACGGAGACGCGATGTTCATTCGTCCGTGA